A genome region from uncultured Roseibium sp. includes the following:
- a CDS encoding DUF1523 family protein, whose amino-acid sequence MKVIKWIVGIPLLLIVLAFAHYTLPSRDIVRIVGTDVKRMDIGSSSWFWAAPDAGTNTSWTRDVRFINTVWPDGKPRVYRNEDTDWGWPPYFKFDSSNITAQAQDLAKKPGDVWVAVTHYGWRIKLFTIFPNAISIRQVAGPDVFLIPWFNILFFVVVAAILFIAVRAISVFKRMRVDPIVDGIDDFIDDVGENAGQTHSRVKKNVTSATSGFRRWLKRWFG is encoded by the coding sequence ATGAAAGTGATCAAGTGGATTGTCGGCATCCCGCTCCTCCTGATCGTGCTTGCCTTTGCCCATTACACCCTGCCCAGCCGGGACATCGTCCGCATCGTCGGGACTGATGTGAAGCGCATGGATATCGGGTCGTCCTCCTGGTTCTGGGCAGCTCCCGACGCAGGCACCAACACCAGCTGGACCCGCGACGTCCGCTTCATCAATACGGTCTGGCCGGATGGCAAACCGCGCGTCTACCGGAACGAGGACACGGACTGGGGCTGGCCGCCCTATTTCAAGTTCGACAGCAGCAACATTACCGCGCAGGCCCAGGACCTGGCCAAGAAGCCGGGTGATGTCTGGGTGGCCGTCACGCACTACGGCTGGCGTATCAAGCTGTTCACGATTTTCCCGAACGCAATCTCGATCAGGCAGGTCGCAGGACCGGATGTGTTCCTCATCCCCTGGTTCAACATCCTGTTCTTTGTGGTGGTTGCGGCCATCCTGTTTATCGCGGTGCGCGCGATCTCCGTCTTCAAGCGTATGCGGGTCGATCCGATCGTGGACGGCATCGACGACTTCATCGACGACGTGGGCGAGAACGCCGGACAGACCCATTCCAGGGTCAAAAAGAACGTAACGAGCGCAACCTCCGGCTTTCGCCGCTGGCTGAAACGCTGGTTCGGGTAA
- a CDS encoding META domain-containing protein produces the protein MKSFVKSIAVVSFIFAGQFAAHAEEVVLQSVQSGLFVSTQKGRLAAQSRNMGSALRLDTVQLDRNRMAFRDIRTGTYLRAGVGSEALLATGSPHIRSWETFTVIRSGRDKVLLRSIQNGKYVRAGVGRGSLLAAVSARPGGWETFRLVPTNTRAQTPGRNRNGSSSDLNTRDLYGNYRISHLAADNGFLVRLGGEVGRAARLSIDNTGKVRASAGCNSMSARIRVRAGRSRVIEDTMSTMMRCVLPAQSVAERGISNAIKRSSTVERQGREVVFKNHRGEVLMRLIKT, from the coding sequence ATGAAATCGTTTGTAAAAAGCATCGCCGTAGTTTCGTTCATCTTCGCCGGCCAGTTTGCCGCACATGCTGAAGAGGTTGTTCTCCAATCCGTCCAAAGTGGACTTTTTGTTTCGACGCAAAAAGGCCGTCTAGCCGCTCAGTCCCGCAACATGGGGAGTGCGCTCCGGCTGGACACTGTTCAACTGGATCGCAATCGTATGGCCTTCCGAGACATTCGCACCGGCACCTACCTCCGTGCAGGCGTTGGGTCCGAAGCGCTTCTTGCCACAGGCAGTCCGCACATTCGAAGTTGGGAGACATTCACCGTCATTCGCTCGGGTCGTGACAAGGTCTTGCTTCGGTCGATTCAGAACGGCAAGTATGTGCGCGCCGGTGTCGGCCGTGGTTCTCTGCTTGCGGCAGTTTCCGCGCGTCCCGGTGGATGGGAAACCTTTCGTCTTGTTCCGACAAATACCCGCGCCCAAACGCCGGGTCGCAACCGCAACGGCTCAAGCTCCGATCTCAATACGCGCGATCTGTATGGCAATTACCGAATTAGCCATTTGGCGGCAGATAATGGATTCCTGGTGCGCCTCGGCGGCGAAGTCGGGCGGGCCGCACGCCTTTCCATCGACAATACGGGCAAAGTCCGCGCAAGTGCCGGGTGCAATAGCATGTCGGCCCGCATTCGGGTGAGAGCCGGTCGGTCTCGCGTCATCGAGGACACGATGAGCACCATGATGCGATGCGTTTTGCCGGCCCAGAGTGTCGCCGAGCGCGGCATCAGCAACGCCATCAAGAGATCAAGCACGGTCGAGCGGCAGGGGCGTGAAGTGGTTTTCAAGAATCATCGCGGCGAAGTGCTTATGCGGCTAATCAAAACATGA
- a CDS encoding DUF6714 family protein: protein MKDFSSTPELDLEIKIHEAFATVPFPGLLHIAVYSCDNVDPDKTRKRFSDKTDWTQLDGRFLDESSSDLFFFDAGGLQFFLPAYMTANISYRFERVELVVFLTNGLTDRGKVDPIMPGKGRETTCFDFKRSKFSCFTISQLEAIVAFLTFMVSAGQEHYAGDVSEAVRNCYQPRILELHERNLMRAAMTCSQS, encoded by the coding sequence ATGAAAGATTTTTCAAGCACCCCGGAACTGGATCTCGAAATTAAGATCCACGAAGCCTTTGCGACAGTGCCATTTCCCGGCCTGCTTCACATAGCGGTCTACAGCTGCGACAACGTCGATCCCGACAAGACGAGAAAGCGTTTCAGCGACAAGACCGACTGGACACAGCTCGACGGCAGGTTTCTCGACGAGAGTTCCAGCGATCTGTTTTTTTTCGATGCTGGCGGACTGCAGTTTTTTCTGCCCGCCTACATGACGGCAAATATTTCTTATCGTTTCGAGCGCGTCGAACTTGTTGTCTTCCTGACAAACGGTCTGACCGACAGAGGAAAAGTCGATCCCATCATGCCAGGGAAGGGGCGCGAAACAACCTGTTTCGATTTCAAGAGGTCCAAGTTTTCCTGTTTTACGATCTCGCAGCTTGAAGCCATTGTCGCCTTTCTCACCTTCATGGTTTCGGCAGGCCAAGAACACTACGCTGGCGACGTCAGTGAGGCCGTACGAAATTGCTACCAACCCCGTATTCTCGAACTTCATGAGCGAAATCTGATGCGCGCGGCGATGACGTGTTCACAAAGCTGA